Proteins co-encoded in one Spirochaeta lutea genomic window:
- a CDS encoding PP2C family protein-serine/threonine phosphatase produces the protein MVQSQSKPLLVLVDDDIQVLRALEREIRLSLDHLGFAVLGFDDSLNCLDFLEAESYRVFLLISDLRMPRMRGSDLLERVHRDFPEILTILLTAYADLPDLQKAVSASIHGLIFKPWTSDQLQAEIIKAWDMYRFRREHRRMETQLKQQLLDAAQFQQQLFSAQIPEDSRYRFDIWYRPVDQYQVGGDLYEIVPLDNGRMLILLGDVSGHGIKPALVGAMVKTLYQGFLLDHSGQPAEDAPSPAALVSHLNRGVCSLMGDNRDILVAFTAMVIDPGTNTLTVCSAGQPPVFVLRDDSAIPLVSKDPAPGIMLSSRYRDIDYPLLTGDRVVLLTDGLIEDESQQKRLSREQMMTTLLRNSAGPLSAKALAKGFLMSLGSPDFKDDSTLIALEVLPVAVTS, from the coding sequence ATGGTACAGAGCCAATCCAAGCCACTTCTGGTATTAGTGGATGATGATATCCAGGTGCTCCGAGCCCTGGAGCGGGAGATTCGTCTATCTTTAGACCATCTCGGCTTTGCCGTCCTGGGCTTTGACGACTCCCTGAACTGCCTGGACTTCCTTGAGGCTGAATCCTACCGGGTATTCCTGCTTATCAGTGATTTACGTATGCCCCGCATGCGGGGTAGCGACCTCTTGGAGAGGGTTCACCGTGATTTTCCTGAGATTCTTACCATCCTCTTAACCGCGTATGCCGACCTTCCAGATCTGCAAAAAGCAGTGTCTGCATCCATCCATGGACTCATTTTCAAACCATGGACATCGGATCAACTCCAGGCGGAGATCATCAAGGCCTGGGATATGTACCGGTTCCGGCGGGAACACCGCAGGATGGAAACCCAGCTCAAACAGCAGCTCCTGGACGCCGCCCAGTTCCAGCAGCAGCTATTCTCCGCACAGATTCCCGAAGACAGCCGGTACCGCTTCGATATCTGGTACCGTCCGGTGGATCAATACCAGGTTGGCGGCGACCTCTATGAGATCGTTCCCCTGGACAACGGCCGTATGCTCATCCTTCTGGGCGATGTATCGGGTCACGGCATAAAGCCTGCCTTGGTGGGAGCGATGGTAAAGACCCTGTACCAGGGCTTCCTCCTGGATCATTCAGGCCAACCCGCCGAGGATGCCCCCAGCCCCGCAGCCCTGGTTAGTCACCTAAACCGCGGAGTCTGTTCCCTCATGGGAGATAACCGGGACATCCTGGTAGCCTTTACAGCCATGGTCATCGATCCCGGCACCAATACCCTTACGGTATGCAGCGCCGGGCAGCCTCCAGTGTTTGTCCTCCGGGACGATTCGGCCATTCCTCTGGTCAGTAAGGATCCTGCACCGGGAATTATGCTGTCCAGCCGCTACCGAGATATTGACTATCCCCTGCTGACCGGCGACCGGGTTGTCCTCCTGACCGACGGGTTAATTGAGGACGAGAGCCAACAGAAACGCCTGAGCAGGGAACAGATGATGACAACCCTATTGCGTAACTCCGCCGGTCCCCTTTCAGCCAAGGCCCTCGCCAAGGGATTTCTTATGAGTTTGGGCAGTCCGGACTTTAAGGATGATTCCACCCTCATCGCCCTGGAGGTTCTTCCTGTAGCGGTAACCTCCTAG
- a CDS encoding family 20 glycosylhydrolase translates to MKSTTEATLPFLPKPKTVSQTSLDLAPEIILLGEQPDSEGLTALAEGFQVQDYLTPLRHLPLDSQEAKDLLRLVPAGPVAGGGGAEDCRLLLQPGTGDQGPRVRAVLHPGSTGALNRGFALIVQAALFLKHKIWTVGNQAGSPGLMIQDAPRFELRGLHLDVSRHFFSREVVLELLYHMALVGLNRFHWHLTDDQGWRVPVEGFPELTVAGASRGLAYDQANPISPAGEDDPSRAYTREDIQAVLHRSRDLGITVVPEIDLPGHIQAAAAVVPGLACGHLEGKTPQGPWQDVGINPWAICPTGERSYQFIEKVMDSVSKTFGSTRIHLGGDECLGLNWQNCPDCRGWVESQGIQPPNREILDIHQWEQHPARRALYGEFVRRIIDLAEQKGFDLELWDDVLEVIPKNHGAKQPAGGQPEAGQPKVPTLFCWHADAVDRARGRGYPLVSCPETLIYFDHPQSPAPEEPGPKHFDPNVSTLGDILAWQPPKDVVGLQGCIWTEVMVTRERLEYMLFPRLWGLAQQAWNPGASDESSRGGEKRPQWTEAWADLYDALGVRGNWDREKW, encoded by the coding sequence ATGAAGAGCACCACCGAGGCGACTCTGCCTTTTTTACCCAAGCCGAAGACGGTATCCCAGACCAGTCTCGATCTTGCCCCCGAGATAATTCTCCTAGGAGAACAACCCGATTCTGAGGGGTTGACTGCCCTGGCTGAGGGCTTTCAGGTACAGGACTACCTTACTCCCCTTCGGCATCTTCCCTTGGATTCCCAAGAGGCCAAGGACCTGCTGAGGCTCGTTCCAGCAGGACCAGTCGCCGGGGGAGGAGGGGCGGAAGACTGTCGGTTGCTGCTCCAGCCGGGAACCGGGGATCAAGGTCCCAGGGTTCGGGCTGTTCTGCATCCCGGCAGCACCGGCGCTCTGAACCGGGGATTTGCCCTCATTGTACAGGCTGCGCTGTTTCTGAAGCACAAGATCTGGACGGTAGGGAACCAAGCCGGGTCCCCGGGACTCATGATTCAGGATGCTCCACGGTTTGAGCTCAGGGGATTGCATCTGGATGTTTCCCGGCACTTTTTCTCCCGGGAGGTGGTACTGGAGCTCCTGTATCACATGGCCCTGGTGGGGCTCAACCGGTTCCACTGGCACCTGACGGACGATCAGGGCTGGCGCGTACCCGTTGAGGGTTTTCCTGAGTTGACCGTTGCCGGGGCATCCCGGGGGCTTGCCTACGATCAGGCAAATCCCATAAGCCCCGCCGGAGAGGACGATCCTTCCCGGGCCTATACCCGGGAGGATATCCAGGCGGTGTTACACCGCAGCAGGGATCTGGGAATTACCGTGGTACCGGAAATTGATCTGCCCGGCCATATTCAGGCGGCGGCAGCGGTGGTACCCGGATTGGCCTGCGGCCATCTGGAAGGGAAAACACCCCAGGGGCCCTGGCAGGATGTGGGTATCAATCCCTGGGCCATCTGTCCCACCGGTGAACGGAGCTACCAATTCATCGAGAAGGTGATGGACAGCGTTTCGAAGACCTTCGGAAGCACCCGGATCCATCTTGGCGGAGACGAATGTCTGGGGCTGAACTGGCAGAACTGCCCTGATTGCCGAGGGTGGGTAGAGTCCCAGGGCATTCAGCCCCCGAACCGGGAGATTCTGGATATCCATCAATGGGAACAGCATCCCGCCCGGCGGGCGCTATACGGTGAGTTCGTACGGCGAATCATCGACCTAGCCGAACAGAAGGGCTTTGACCTGGAACTCTGGGACGATGTCCTGGAGGTAATTCCGAAGAACCATGGGGCCAAGCAGCCCGCCGGGGGGCAACCCGAGGCCGGTCAACCGAAGGTGCCGACCCTGTTCTGCTGGCATGCCGATGCGGTGGACCGGGCCCGGGGCCGGGGGTACCCCCTGGTTTCCTGCCCGGAGACCCTGATTTATTTTGACCATCCCCAGTCTCCGGCCCCCGAGGAACCCGGGCCCAAACACTTCGACCCGAACGTGAGTACCCTGGGGGACATCCTGGCATGGCAGCCCCCCAAGGATGTTGTTGGCCTGCAGGGATGTATCTGGACGGAGGTCATGGTAACCAGAGAGCGCCTGGAGTATATGCTGTTTCCCCGGCTCTGGGGCTTAGCCCAGCAGGCATGGAACCCCGGGGCTTCCGATGAATCGTCGAGGGGCGGGGAAAAACGGCCCCAATGGACTGAAGCCTGGGCCGATCTTTACGATGCCCTGGGGGTTCGGGGAAACTGGGATCGGGAGAAGTGGTAA
- a CDS encoding ketopantoate reductase family protein, with protein MQAESSQNPGDPGQKPSGSRKDRPSIWIKTDHTKGHDQVRDPMESRVRDQTPFVDSKKRPWTITVLGAGVVGSLITAVLLNSGCDVILVARPDRKAELDQWGLIVHHMDAEAPTRWKPEVRDTLVGSPVTDWLIVALPNQQLDGIIPDLVRTRYPNILIFGNNGGGFERFRQAMGRRVAFGYPGCAGYKKGAVIYFRFYRGWACTLLTTTLGEMGGRLTNRLIFLTSQIRQGGWYAIMHSEMESWQISHTSVMRPIVLALDRCGGSLETLSTSSNELKRVVKEIRRNFFQQLRARFIIAPVKMTAFFLPMGIITRLLSWYFSTPLGQESVGGYLIRNRAELEFVFAEYSRITRQKQKTS; from the coding sequence ATGCAAGCGGAATCTTCCCAAAACCCTGGGGATCCTGGTCAAAAACCCTCAGGCAGTAGAAAAGACCGACCGTCCATCTGGATAAAAACCGACCACACCAAGGGCCACGACCAGGTGCGCGATCCCATGGAGTCCCGCGTCCGGGATCAAACCCCTTTTGTTGATAGCAAAAAGCGGCCGTGGACCATCACCGTCCTTGGTGCAGGTGTGGTGGGCAGCCTGATTACAGCGGTGCTGCTGAACTCGGGATGCGATGTGATCCTGGTCGCCCGGCCGGACCGTAAGGCGGAGCTGGATCAGTGGGGTCTCATTGTCCACCATATGGATGCCGAGGCGCCCACCCGGTGGAAACCCGAGGTGCGTGATACCCTGGTCGGATCGCCTGTCACCGATTGGCTGATAGTAGCTCTGCCTAACCAGCAGCTGGATGGGATAATTCCCGACTTGGTTCGGACCCGGTATCCGAATATCCTTATTTTTGGAAATAATGGAGGGGGATTTGAACGCTTCCGTCAGGCCATGGGCCGGCGGGTTGCCTTCGGATATCCCGGTTGTGCAGGATACAAGAAGGGAGCGGTCATATATTTCCGATTTTATCGAGGATGGGCCTGCACGCTCTTAACCACCACCCTTGGGGAGATGGGAGGGCGTCTCACCAACCGGTTGATTTTTCTGACCAGCCAAATTCGCCAGGGAGGTTGGTACGCCATCATGCATAGCGAGATGGAGTCGTGGCAAATCAGCCACACCAGCGTCATGCGTCCCATCGTGCTGGCTCTTGACCGCTGCGGCGGTTCCTTGGAAACCCTGAGCACATCCTCTAATGAACTAAAACGGGTGGTTAAGGAGATTCGTAGGAATTTTTTCCAGCAGCTACGGGCGCGGTTTATTATAGCACCCGTCAAGATGACTGCCTTCTTTCTTCCCATGGGGATAATCACGCGTCTATTGTCCTGGTATTTTTCCACCCCCCTGGGGCAGGAATCGGTGGGGGGGTACCTGATCCGAAATCGAGCCGAGCTGGAGTTTGTATTTGCCGAATACAGTAGAATAACAAGACAAAAACAAAAAACGTCTTAA
- a CDS encoding DUF2087 domain-containing protein, translated as MSNTAAGINAASSQEVLQGYRYNSETGNYQCLFCQAGFTAGLVYPLEDGAFAQAVYAMNRHIQKQHGSALEALLSLDPAISGLSEVQRQVYGLLAQGRSDQEVAKITGKAASTIRNHRFSLRERGREAKILAAVAQLLLPRDKESFVQYPDTLKVRDDRTIITTAEHDQLIAKYFGGKDGSKLLKFPKKEKHKVVILDALQRRFEQGVDYKESEVDDILQEAFDDYVTLRRYLIEYGFLNRDPGGKRYWRP; from the coding sequence ATGTCCAACACAGCTGCAGGTATAAACGCTGCCTCTTCCCAAGAGGTTCTCCAGGGATACCGCTACAACAGTGAGACCGGGAACTACCAATGTCTATTTTGTCAGGCGGGGTTTACTGCCGGGCTTGTGTATCCCTTGGAAGATGGGGCTTTTGCCCAGGCGGTGTACGCCATGAACCGCCACATCCAAAAGCAACACGGATCGGCTCTGGAGGCGTTGTTATCCCTTGACCCGGCCATATCCGGTTTGAGTGAGGTTCAGCGCCAGGTCTATGGTTTGCTTGCCCAGGGTAGGAGCGATCAGGAGGTGGCGAAAATAACCGGTAAGGCCGCCTCAACCATTCGGAACCACCGGTTTTCCCTCCGAGAGCGGGGTAGGGAAGCAAAAATCCTCGCTGCAGTGGCCCAACTCCTGCTTCCCCGGGATAAGGAGAGCTTTGTTCAGTATCCCGACACCCTCAAGGTCCGGGACGATAGAACTATAATTACCACGGCAGAGCATGACCAGTTGATTGCTAAATATTTCGGAGGGAAGGACGGAAGCAAGCTGCTGAAGTTTCCAAAGAAGGAGAAGCACAAGGTGGTAATCCTTGATGCCTTACAGCGGCGCTTCGAGCAAGGAGTAGATTACAAGGAATCTGAGGTGGATGATATCCTCCAAGAGGCCTTCGATGACTATGTGACCCTCCGCCGATACCTCATCGAGTACGGTTTTCTGAACCGGGACCCCGGTGGCAAGCGGTACTGGCGGCCATAA
- a CDS encoding cyclic nucleotide-binding domain-containing protein: MNVISKDIDTIIPTLENSRLGAHLSREELEMLTGFCELRHYEPGETVIVEGSMGHEMFIVVDQTVVVEISAASTGKNAYVDTLCEGEIIGETALFVNAKRTAHVKAPDGAKLLVLSRPGFFSLLKERGKLGIKFLFMIIYGLIGRLRAANEELAFERRSDSSQGDIDDLIAGMVPDDALRALENLKGNGDGC; encoded by the coding sequence ATGAATGTTATATCCAAAGATATTGATACCATAATTCCAACTCTGGAAAACTCTCGGCTTGGGGCCCACCTGAGCCGGGAGGAGTTGGAGATGCTGACGGGGTTCTGCGAGCTGCGCCACTACGAGCCCGGCGAGACGGTGATCGTGGAGGGCTCCATGGGCCATGAGATGTTCATCGTGGTGGATCAGACCGTAGTGGTGGAGATCAGTGCTGCCAGTACGGGAAAAAACGCCTATGTGGACACCCTCTGCGAGGGAGAGATCATTGGAGAGACCGCCCTGTTCGTGAATGCTAAACGCACTGCCCATGTGAAGGCCCCCGACGGCGCCAAACTTCTGGTGCTTTCCCGGCCGGGCTTTTTTTCGTTGCTCAAGGAGCGGGGAAAGCTGGGCATCAAGTTCCTGTTCATGATTATCTACGGACTAATCGGACGGTTGCGGGCTGCCAATGAAGAACTGGCTTTCGAGCGCCGCTCGGACAGCAGTCAGGGCGACATTGACGACCTCATTGCCGGAATGGTTCCGGATGATGCCCTGCGGGCTCTGGAAAACCTGAAAGGGAATGGTGACGGCTGTTGA
- the leuD gene encoding 3-isopropylmalate dehydratase small subunit: MSKVTEITGRAVPVVGDDIDTDRIIPARFLKEITFSRMGEYPFYDERFTPEGQKKDHPFNQEQYQGASILISNVNFGCGSSREHAPQSLVRWGIKAVVAESFAEIFAGNCIMLGTPAVTASPEDVAALQKKVQDDPGIEITLDLKTLEIRGADMIVKVSMPESRRQALLEGTWDSTSLLMSNADRVKKIAAKLPYMNWAS; this comes from the coding sequence ATGTCCAAGGTAACAGAAATAACCGGCCGCGCGGTGCCGGTGGTGGGCGATGATATAGATACGGACCGGATTATTCCGGCGCGGTTTCTCAAGGAAATAACCTTCAGCAGGATGGGGGAGTATCCCTTCTACGATGAACGCTTTACCCCGGAGGGGCAGAAGAAGGATCACCCCTTCAACCAGGAACAGTACCAGGGTGCCTCCATCCTGATAAGCAATGTCAACTTCGGCTGCGGTAGCTCCCGGGAGCACGCCCCCCAATCCCTGGTTCGCTGGGGCATCAAGGCGGTGGTTGCCGAGAGCTTCGCGGAGATTTTTGCCGGGAACTGCATCATGCTTGGGACCCCGGCGGTTACTGCTTCCCCCGAGGATGTGGCGGCCTTGCAGAAAAAAGTGCAGGATGACCCGGGCATTGAAATCACTCTGGACCTAAAAACCCTGGAAATCCGGGGGGCGGACATGATCGTAAAGGTCAGTATGCCCGAGAGCCGGCGGCAGGCCCTCCTGGAGGGTACCTGGGACAGCACCTCCTTGCTCATGTCCAACGCTGACCGGGTAAAGAAAATTGCTGCGAAACTTCCGTACATGAATTGGGCTTCTTGA
- a CDS encoding histidine kinase N-terminal 7TM domain-containing protein: MEYITFLILAPFSALILLLTFGVVFPYRKEAVGEALLWFLGIVLFQLVSNITELVLPSPEGTLLFAKLQHLSQLSMPIAWLIFAATYSGYEAVVLRKRNLVFLVLPLAGVIGAFTNELHHWFWATVDFPQIAGFTTMKPTYGPLFWVTGVYSYILMLGGSGIVLWTFFRGPGLYRKQSILVVLGVVVPLIFNLLYVFRVLDFLRKDFTSVSFAAAGIFFYMGIYWHRLFNIMPVARGRVLQALNEGVLVFDRDWRLVDFNAAAENLVGISAGSLGRSISELGLNELLQNSAADPSDQQVGEAFLRVRGTTITPSSGGDLGFIITVEDVTQQHSLQSQLEQVRVSMFHQDKLASIGQLAAGIAHEINNPLGSLASGLRSLEILINRSRAHLDSTAAGDIQEILHESEESLDRIQGTISSMLNFARKTSAPVEFFSPMACIHQTLQLLGTELNQGVRVDLQLGSIPDIQGAASRLNQIILNLILNALYALREGRVQEPQIFIRSYADDLFGYIEFENNGPPVPEELSDQIFEPFVTTKPEGEGTGLGLSVARELAGSFPGGELRLSSCQPVVFRLRFSLGRGNNQS; this comes from the coding sequence ATGGAGTATATAACATTTCTAATCTTAGCGCCATTCTCAGCTTTAATATTGCTACTGACCTTCGGTGTGGTTTTTCCTTACCGGAAGGAAGCCGTAGGCGAGGCTTTGCTCTGGTTTCTCGGGATCGTGCTCTTCCAGTTGGTGTCCAATATAACCGAGCTCGTGCTGCCGAGCCCTGAGGGAACCCTGCTGTTTGCCAAGCTTCAGCATCTCTCCCAGCTCAGCATGCCTATTGCCTGGCTCATTTTCGCCGCCACCTATTCAGGATACGAGGCTGTGGTGCTGAGGAAGCGGAACCTGGTATTCCTGGTGTTACCCCTGGCAGGGGTCATCGGGGCATTTACCAACGAGCTGCACCACTGGTTCTGGGCGACGGTGGATTTTCCTCAGATTGCCGGGTTTACAACCATGAAACCTACCTACGGTCCCCTTTTTTGGGTAACCGGGGTCTACTCCTACATCCTCATGCTCGGGGGCAGCGGCATTGTACTCTGGACGTTTTTTCGGGGACCCGGGCTCTACCGGAAACAGAGTATTTTGGTGGTTCTGGGTGTGGTGGTGCCCCTGATATTTAACCTGCTCTACGTCTTTCGGGTGCTTGATTTTCTCAGGAAGGATTTTACCTCCGTCAGCTTCGCTGCAGCGGGTATTTTCTTTTACATGGGCATCTATTGGCACCGGTTATTCAATATTATGCCTGTTGCCCGGGGACGGGTTCTCCAGGCCCTCAATGAGGGAGTGCTTGTGTTTGACCGGGATTGGCGTTTGGTGGATTTTAATGCTGCTGCAGAGAATTTAGTCGGTATTTCCGCCGGGAGCCTGGGCCGAAGTATTTCCGAGCTGGGGTTGAATGAACTGCTCCAAAACTCTGCTGCAGATCCATCGGATCAGCAGGTGGGCGAGGCCTTTCTCCGTGTCCGGGGGACCACCATCACTCCCAGTTCCGGAGGGGATTTGGGGTTCATTATTACCGTTGAGGATGTAACCCAGCAGCATAGTCTCCAGAGCCAGCTAGAGCAGGTAAGGGTTTCCATGTTCCACCAGGATAAACTGGCAAGTATCGGTCAGCTCGCAGCGGGGATTGCCCACGAGATCAACAACCCTCTGGGCAGTCTTGCCAGCGGGCTGCGGAGTCTTGAGATCCTTATCAATCGATCCCGGGCACATCTAGACAGTACTGCAGCTGGGGACATTCAGGAAATACTCCATGAAAGTGAAGAAAGTCTCGATCGAATTCAGGGTACTATCAGCAGTATGCTCAATTTTGCGCGAAAAACGTCGGCGCCGGTGGAGTTCTTTTCCCCGATGGCGTGTATTCATCAGACCCTTCAACTCCTTGGGACAGAACTGAACCAGGGGGTACGGGTAGATCTTCAATTGGGCAGTATCCCGGATATTCAGGGCGCTGCCTCCCGGTTAAATCAAATCATCCTTAACCTTATTCTCAATGCCCTGTATGCCCTCCGAGAAGGTAGGGTACAGGAACCCCAGATTTTTATCCGCAGCTACGCGGACGACCTGTTTGGATACATTGAGTTTGAGAACAATGGCCCACCGGTTCCTGAGGAGTTGTCGGATCAGATTTTTGAGCCCTTTGTGACCACCAAGCCGGAGGGGGAGGGCACCGGATTGGGATTATCGGTAGCCCGGGAGCTTGCAGGATCCTTTCCCGGGGGTGAACTTCGCCTATCCTCCTGCCAACCAGTGGTATTTCGTCTGCGGTTTTCCCTGGGAAGAGGTAATAATCAGTCATGA
- a CDS encoding glycerate kinase, whose product MTILIAPDSFKHALSAAEVSEALARGLNREAEAAGVQFSIQGFPMADGGEGTSGILARGMNARAVEVQVLDPLERPILASYYVSPDNRTAIMEMAASSGIELLSPGEYNPMKATTFGTGQMILHALERGVQRIIIGIGGSATVDGGIGMAAALGYRFLDARGTPLQPYAANLSRIARIEEPGNASALRGLRVDIASDVQSPLLGPRGAAPVFGPQKGADPEMVERLEEGLGTLFQVWKNQGMVASELPGDGAAGGLGAGLRAFVGARSSSGAELVGGLSGFERALAGAQAVITGEGRTDAQTASGKVCAYVARQARSRGIPVFLVSGSIEGSQDSLLEEFDLAMSISPGAVSLDQALAETGRNLEYYGRLLGRIILGLPHYRGGES is encoded by the coding sequence ATGACCATACTTATTGCACCGGACTCATTCAAACACGCCCTCTCCGCCGCCGAGGTTTCCGAAGCCCTCGCCCGGGGCCTGAACCGGGAAGCAGAGGCGGCAGGAGTACAGTTTTCTATTCAGGGGTTTCCCATGGCGGACGGGGGAGAGGGAACCAGCGGAATCCTGGCCCGGGGAATGAATGCCCGGGCAGTGGAGGTTCAGGTTCTGGATCCCCTGGAGCGGCCCATTTTGGCTTCCTACTATGTGAGCCCCGACAACCGGACTGCTATTATGGAGATGGCAGCATCCAGCGGAATCGAGCTGCTTTCTCCCGGGGAATATAACCCCATGAAAGCCACCACCTTCGGAACCGGGCAGATGATTCTCCATGCCCTGGAGCGGGGTGTGCAGCGGATCATCATCGGGATCGGAGGCAGTGCCACCGTAGACGGCGGTATCGGCATGGCGGCGGCCCTGGGCTACCGGTTTCTCGATGCCCGGGGTACTCCATTGCAGCCCTACGCAGCGAACCTCTCCCGGATTGCCCGGATTGAAGAGCCCGGAAACGCGTCTGCCCTCAGGGGGCTGAGGGTGGATATAGCCTCGGATGTACAGAGTCCGCTTTTAGGCCCCCGGGGCGCCGCCCCGGTCTTCGGTCCCCAGAAGGGTGCGGATCCGGAGATGGTGGAACGCTTGGAGGAGGGGTTGGGAACACTGTTTCAAGTATGGAAGAACCAGGGCATGGTGGCGTCGGAGCTGCCGGGGGACGGCGCTGCGGGAGGTCTTGGCGCGGGGCTTCGGGCCTTTGTAGGGGCGCGGAGTTCCTCCGGGGCCGAGCTGGTCGGAGGCCTTTCAGGGTTTGAGCGGGCCCTGGCCGGGGCACAGGCGGTGATTACCGGGGAGGGTAGGACGGACGCCCAGACGGCTTCTGGTAAGGTCTGCGCCTATGTCGCCCGTCAGGCACGAAGCCGGGGCATACCGGTGTTTCTTGTTTCCGGAAGCATAGAAGGCAGCCAGGACAGTCTGCTTGAGGAATTCGATCTTGCCATGAGTATCAGCCCCGGTGCGGTGAGTTTAGACCAGGCCTTGGCGGAAACCGGCAGGAACCTTGAGTACTACGGGCGGCTTTTGGGCCGGATCATCTTGGGGCTTCCCCATTACCGGGGGGGAGAATCCTAG
- a CDS encoding MGMT family protein has translation MTTGDHSPFTAQVLAVLRSIPRGRVLSYGDVAALSGSPRAARQVVRILSTMSTRYNLPWHRVIGKDGAIRLPRGGGYEEQEAELRSEGVEVAEGKVDLVRFRADMEEVQIRSQGIQNR, from the coding sequence ATGACCACCGGCGACCATTCACCCTTCACCGCTCAGGTTCTTGCCGTCCTCCGGTCCATACCCCGGGGACGGGTTTTGAGTTACGGCGATGTTGCTGCATTATCCGGAAGCCCCCGGGCAGCCCGCCAGGTGGTCAGGATTCTATCCACCATGAGCACCCGGTATAATCTCCCCTGGCATAGGGTCATCGGGAAAGATGGCGCCATCCGCCTGCCCCGGGGGGGCGGGTATGAGGAACAAGAAGCTGAACTCCGATCCGAGGGAGTGGAGGTGGCTGAGGGGAAGGTAGACCTGGTTCGATTTCGGGCCGACATGGAAGAGGTACAGATCCGGTCACAGGGGATACAAAACCGATAG
- a CDS encoding sensor histidine kinase, which yields MDYQSNQXGXPDEGYRALFDAMIHPVLLFSPWGQVRYQNQAARRVFGSDADLFVNDSGQIGGWMDDQGRLLEPERMPHLRAARDGNPVTNQLLGIRLAGEREPRWFSMDAAPEGSTGSGVLAVLMDVTESIRITQTMKETLREKDLLIREVHHRVKNNLTIISSLLNLQRDRFDSEDVEGILTALDKARTQVTCIAMAHQSALEPKTHDMVRMQEFLEGVVAQNIGDYGYTGSWRVDTGGHSISLDQAVPCGLIVNELVSNICRHSGADSLQVTVGSCHAHRLCLSVRDNRGSLDVRVLDTLTRGTEGRGSSAADGSATGPLGLGLTVVALLAGQLQGTMVWDVRPDSYTECRIEFPCGSEQE from the coding sequence ATGGACTACCAATCGAACCAGMCCGGCAGMCCGGATGAAGGCTACCGGGCGCTTTTTGATGCCATGATCCACCCCGTTCTGCTTTTCTCCCCTTGGGGGCAGGTACGATATCAAAACCAGGCAGCCCGGAGGGTCTTTGGATCGGATGCGGATCTGTTTGTAAACGATTCTGGCCAGATTGGCGGCTGGATGGATGATCAGGGTAGACTTCTGGAGCCCGAACGGATGCCCCACCTCCGGGCGGCTCGGGATGGAAATCCGGTGACCAATCAACTCCTAGGTATTCGGCTTGCCGGGGAGCGGGAACCGCGCTGGTTTTCCATGGATGCGGCTCCCGAAGGAAGCACCGGCAGCGGGGTGTTAGCCGTGCTGATGGATGTTACCGAGAGCATTCGAATCACCCAAACCATGAAAGAAACCCTCCGGGAAAAAGACCTGCTCATCCGGGAGGTCCACCATCGGGTTAAAAACAATCTGACAATAATTTCGAGTCTGCTAAACCTTCAGCGGGATCGCTTTGATTCTGAAGATGTTGAGGGGATTCTCACGGCCCTGGATAAGGCGCGCACCCAGGTAACCTGTATTGCCATGGCACATCAGAGCGCCTTGGAGCCGAAGACCCATGACATGGTGCGGATGCAGGAATTCCTGGAAGGGGTGGTGGCTCAGAATATCGGCGACTACGGGTACACCGGGAGCTGGCGGGTGGATACTGGGGGGCATAGTATTTCCCTGGATCAGGCGGTCCCCTGCGGGTTAATAGTCAACGAGTTGGTATCGAATATCTGTAGGCATAGTGGGGCCGACTCACTCCAGGTGACGGTAGGGAGCTGCCATGCCCATAGGCTCTGCCTTTCGGTCCGGGATAACCGGGGATCCCTGGATGTTCGGGTGCTGGATACCCTCACCCGAGGGACTGAAGGCCGGGGGTCCTCCGCCGCTGATGGGAGCGCTACCGGTCCCCTGGGTCTGGGGTTGACTGTGGTGGCTCTTCTGGCAGGACAGCTCCAGGGCACCATGGTCTGGGATGTACGACCGGACTCCTATACCGAATGCCGGATTGAGTTTCCCTGCGGGAGTGAACAGGAATGA